In a single window of the Bradyrhizobium sp. ORS 285 genome:
- a CDS encoding HIT domain-containing protein, whose amino-acid sequence MPESAWSLHPQLAKDTIDIGDLPLSRVLVIKDANYPWLLLVPRREGAVEIIDLDEVAQAQLMTEMTRVSRAVKEITKCDKLNVAALGNMVPQLHIHIIARRTSDVAWPRPVWGVAPPVPHDAQEVESFISAVRRKIWLG is encoded by the coding sequence ATGCCCGAATCAGCCTGGTCGCTGCATCCGCAATTGGCGAAGGACACGATCGATATCGGCGACCTGCCGCTGTCGCGCGTGCTGGTGATCAAGGACGCGAACTACCCCTGGCTGCTGCTGGTGCCGCGCCGCGAGGGCGCCGTCGAAATCATCGATCTCGACGAGGTCGCCCAGGCGCAGCTGATGACCGAGATGACGCGGGTGTCGCGCGCGGTGAAGGAGATCACCAAATGCGACAAGCTCAACGTCGCCGCGCTCGGCAACATGGTGCCGCAGCTGCACATCCACATCATCGCGCGCCGCACCAGTGATGTCGCCTGGCCGCGTCCGGTGTGGGGCGTCGCCCCGCCCGTGCCGCACGATGCGCAGGAGGTCGAGAGTTTCATCAGCGCTGTCAGGCGCAAGATCTGGCTAGGGTGA
- a CDS encoding Lrp/AsnC family transcriptional regulator, translating into MSDVSAQSPEANRRLDAIDRKILMVLQEDASLSVAEIGDRVGLSSTPCWKRIQRLEADGVILRRVALVDQNKIGLGISVFVSVESADHSDAWLKKFAEAVSSMPEVMEFYRMAGDVDYMLRVVVADMQSYDVFYKKLISAVPLKNVTSRFAMEKIKSVTALPVPPV; encoded by the coding sequence ATGTCCGACGTCTCCGCCCAGAGCCCCGAAGCCAACCGCCGGCTCGACGCCATCGACCGCAAGATCCTGATGGTCCTGCAGGAGGATGCCTCCCTGTCTGTCGCCGAAATCGGCGACCGGGTAGGCCTGTCGTCGACGCCGTGCTGGAAGCGCATCCAGCGGCTGGAGGCCGACGGCGTGATCCTGCGCCGGGTCGCCCTGGTCGATCAGAACAAGATCGGGCTCGGCATCTCCGTCTTCGTCTCGGTCGAGAGCGCCGACCATTCCGACGCCTGGCTGAAGAAATTCGCCGAGGCCGTCAGCTCCATGCCCGAGGTGATGGAGTTCTATCGCATGGCCGGTGACGTCGACTACATGCTGCGCGTGGTGGTCGCGGACATGCAGAGCTACGACGTGTTCTACAAGAAGCTGATCAGCGCGGTGCCGCTCAAGAACGTCACCTCGCGCTTCGCAATGGAGAAGATCAAGTCGGTGACCGCGCTGCCGGTGCCCCCGGTCTAA
- the def gene encoding peptide deformylase — protein sequence MSLREIIILPDKQLRLVSKPVEKVTPEIRQLVDDMFQTMYDAPGIGLAAIQVAQPVRVITMDLAKPDANGEGKREPRVFINPEIIAKSDELSVYEEGCLSIPEYYEEVERPARVRVRFTDLDGVVREEDAEGLYATCIQHEIDHLNGVLFIDYLSKLKRDRVMKKFTKAAKRAGE from the coding sequence ATGTCCCTCAGAGAAATCATCATCCTGCCCGACAAGCAGTTGCGGCTGGTGTCCAAGCCTGTCGAGAAGGTCACGCCGGAGATCCGGCAGCTGGTCGACGACATGTTCCAGACCATGTACGACGCGCCCGGCATCGGGCTCGCGGCGATCCAGGTCGCGCAACCCGTGCGCGTCATCACCATGGATCTGGCGAAACCCGACGCGAACGGAGAAGGCAAGCGCGAGCCGCGCGTCTTCATCAATCCCGAGATCATCGCCAAGTCCGATGAGCTGTCGGTCTATGAGGAAGGCTGCCTGTCGATCCCCGAATATTACGAGGAGGTCGAGCGTCCGGCGCGGGTGCGCGTGCGCTTCACCGACCTCGACGGCGTGGTCCGCGAGGAGGATGCCGAAGGGCTGTACGCCACCTGCATCCAGCACGAGATCGACCATCTCAACGGCGTGCTGTTCATCGACTATCTGTCGAAGCTCAAGCGCGACCGCGTGATGAAGAAGTTCACCAAGGCCGCCAAGCGCGCGGGCGAGTAA
- a CDS encoding YbaB/EbfC family nucleoid-associated protein — protein MADFLGMMKQAAQLQSKMQEMQAELGNVEVEGISGGGLVAVRMTAKMDVKSIKIDPSLLKPEEAEILEDLLVTAHGDARRKAEAAMQEKMQAITGKLGLPPGFGFG, from the coding sequence ATGGCTGACTTTCTCGGCATGATGAAACAGGCAGCGCAGCTGCAATCGAAGATGCAGGAGATGCAGGCCGAGCTCGGCAACGTCGAGGTCGAGGGCATCTCCGGCGGCGGTCTCGTCGCCGTGCGCATGACCGCCAAGATGGACGTGAAGTCGATCAAGATCGATCCGTCGCTGCTCAAGCCGGAAGAGGCCGAGATCCTCGAAGATCTCCTGGTCACCGCGCATGGCGATGCGCGCCGCAAGGCGGAAGCGGCGATGCAGGAGAAGATGCAGGCGATCACCGGCAAGCTCGGCCTGCCGCCGGGCTTCGGCTTCGGTTAG
- a CDS encoding AmpG family muropeptide MFS transporter, giving the protein MTAPDATTDRAATTAKPESKPAPTWRESMAVYLQPRVLVVLFLGFSSGLPLALSGSTLQIWMRELGVDLGTIGLFALVGTPYTLKFLWAPLVDALHVPLLTRAFGRRRGWLLFAQLLLIGAILLLALTDPADAPFMVALAALLVAATSSTQDIVVDAFRVESLPESEQAAGMASYVAAYRIGMLVSTAGALVVVSAFENAGLSRPSSWMWGYVVMAALVLIGTITALAATEPPQSKQAEAAMGADTALARVAHAAAGAFLEFLGRRDALAALAFVVLFKFTDAFSGTMTAPFVIDLGFTKVDYAAIVKGVGLAATLAGGFAGGFVARRYSLATSLWIGGVVQALANLSFSWLAIVGVNQWALALAISAENFTSAIGTVIFVAYLSALCKNPLHTATQYALLTALAAVGRTYLSSGAGYVAKATGWPVFFVICVLVAIPSLVLLAWLQRRGHFDELGPVRV; this is encoded by the coding sequence ATGACCGCACCCGACGCGACAACCGACCGCGCAGCGACCACTGCAAAGCCCGAGTCCAAGCCCGCCCCCACCTGGCGCGAAAGCATGGCCGTCTATCTCCAGCCGCGCGTGCTCGTGGTGCTGTTCCTCGGCTTCTCCTCGGGCCTGCCGCTGGCGCTGTCCGGCTCGACCTTGCAGATCTGGATGCGCGAGCTCGGCGTCGATCTCGGCACCATCGGGCTGTTCGCGCTGGTCGGCACGCCCTACACGCTGAAGTTCCTGTGGGCGCCGCTGGTCGATGCGCTGCATGTGCCGCTGCTGACGCGCGCGTTCGGGCGGCGGCGCGGCTGGCTGCTGTTCGCGCAGCTGCTGCTGATCGGCGCCATTCTGCTGCTGGCGCTGACCGACCCGGCGGATGCGCCGTTCATGGTGGCGCTGGCGGCGCTGCTGGTGGCGGCGACGTCGTCGACCCAGGACATCGTGGTCGACGCCTTCCGCGTCGAGAGCCTGCCGGAGAGCGAGCAGGCTGCCGGCATGGCATCCTACGTCGCCGCATATCGCATCGGCATGCTGGTCTCGACGGCCGGCGCGCTCGTGGTCGTCAGTGCATTCGAGAATGCAGGGCTGTCGCGACCGTCATCCTGGATGTGGGGCTATGTCGTGATGGCGGCCCTGGTGCTGATCGGCACGATCACGGCGCTGGCCGCGACCGAGCCGCCGCAATCCAAGCAGGCCGAAGCGGCGATGGGTGCGGACACCGCGCTCGCCCGCGTGGCGCATGCGGCCGCCGGGGCCTTCCTCGAATTTCTTGGCCGGCGCGACGCGCTGGCGGCGCTCGCCTTCGTCGTGCTGTTCAAGTTCACCGACGCGTTCTCGGGCACGATGACCGCGCCGTTCGTGATCGATCTAGGCTTCACCAAGGTCGATTACGCCGCGATCGTGAAGGGCGTCGGCCTCGCTGCCACGCTCGCCGGCGGCTTTGCCGGCGGCTTCGTGGCGCGGCGCTATTCGCTCGCGACAAGCCTCTGGATCGGCGGCGTGGTGCAGGCGCTCGCGAACCTGTCGTTCTCGTGGCTCGCGATCGTCGGCGTCAATCAATGGGCGCTGGCGCTGGCGATCTCGGCGGAGAACTTCACTAGCGCGATCGGCACCGTGATCTTCGTCGCCTATCTCTCGGCGCTGTGTAAGAACCCGCTGCACACGGCGACCCAATATGCGCTGCTCACCGCGCTGGCCGCAGTCGGGCGAACCTATCTGTCGTCGGGAGCAGGCTATGTTGCGAAGGCGACCGGCTGGCCGGTGTTCTTCGTGATCTGCGTGCTGGTCGCAATCCCGAGCCTCGTGCTGCTCGCCTGGCTGCAGCGGCGCGGGCATTTCGATGAATTAGGGCCAGTGAGAGTCTAG
- the recR gene encoding recombination mediator RecR yields MAVAGPEIERLIQLLARLPGLGPRSARRAALHLIKKREALMVPLASALQVAIDRIQVCKTCGNIDTQSPCTVCTDPRRDPAMIVVVADVADLWALERAKASNGRYHVLGGTLSPLDGVGPQDLTIDALVQRAHAPEVQEIILALNATVDGQTTAHYITDLLQEANVKVTRLAHGVPVGGELDYLDEGTLSAAMRQRTLF; encoded by the coding sequence ATGGCCGTCGCCGGTCCTGAAATCGAGCGCCTGATCCAGCTGCTCGCGCGCCTGCCCGGCCTCGGGCCGCGCTCGGCGCGGCGTGCTGCGCTGCATCTGATCAAGAAGCGTGAGGCGCTGATGGTGCCGCTGGCGTCTGCGCTGCAGGTCGCCATCGACCGCATCCAGGTCTGCAAGACCTGCGGCAACATCGACACGCAGAGCCCGTGCACGGTGTGCACCGACCCGCGGCGCGATCCCGCGATGATCGTGGTCGTGGCGGATGTTGCCGACCTCTGGGCGCTGGAGCGGGCCAAGGCGTCCAACGGCCGCTATCACGTGCTCGGCGGCACCCTGTCGCCGCTCGACGGTGTCGGTCCGCAGGATCTCACCATCGATGCGCTGGTGCAGCGGGCGCATGCGCCGGAGGTGCAGGAGATCATCCTCGCACTGAATGCCACGGTCGATGGCCAGACCACCGCGCACTACATCACCGACCTCCTGCAGGAGGCGAACGTCAAGGTCACGCGGCTGGCACATGGCGTGCCGGTCGGCGGCGAGCTCGACTATCTCGACGAAGGCACGCTCTCGGCCGCGATGCGGCAGCGCACCTTGTTCTAA
- a CDS encoding DNA recombination protein RmuC, with amino-acid sequence MTASPSLTPALNPALNPVVVMIGDLPVRASDALIGFGVLVVLLLMMIGLAVARSGRRSAELAARQAMRTEEIEQRFGEMIRVQSEASGRVDAMAQLLAGRQVDLARSVNERLDAVTHRVGQSMEQTTRHTMDSLRVLHERLGIIDNAHRDLSELTTQVSTLRDVLANKQSRGAFGQARMEAIVQDGLPKGSFAFQYTLASGKRPDCVVFLPDNRPLCIDAKFPLEAVTALHDADTDEEKRAAAQRLRTDVLRHVNDIAEKYLVVGETQDTALMFVPSESVYAEIHDGFDDVIQKAYRARVVLVSPSLLMLAIQVMQQIMKDARIRDAADQIRNEVIHLGDDLGRLRERVLKLQKHFGDVGEDIRQILISADKIEKRAARIEELDFSKQEAPVDSPRIAPAGGTTPDLFPLAGRMQAGE; translated from the coding sequence ATGACCGCCAGCCCATCGCTGACTCCTGCGTTGAATCCTGCGCTCAATCCTGTCGTCGTCATGATCGGCGACCTGCCCGTGCGCGCCAGCGACGCGCTGATCGGGTTCGGCGTGCTGGTGGTGCTGCTGCTCATGATGATCGGCCTGGCGGTGGCCCGCTCCGGACGGCGGAGTGCGGAGCTTGCCGCCCGGCAGGCGATGCGCACTGAGGAGATCGAACAACGGTTCGGCGAAATGATCCGGGTGCAGAGCGAGGCCTCCGGCCGGGTCGATGCGATGGCCCAATTGCTCGCCGGTCGGCAGGTGGACCTGGCCCGCAGCGTCAACGAGCGGCTCGATGCCGTCACCCATCGCGTCGGCCAGTCGATGGAGCAGACCACGCGGCACACGATGGATTCGTTGCGCGTGCTGCACGAACGGCTCGGCATCATCGACAACGCGCATCGCGATCTCAGCGAGTTGACGACGCAGGTCTCGACCTTGCGCGACGTGCTCGCCAACAAGCAGTCGCGCGGCGCGTTCGGCCAGGCACGGATGGAGGCGATCGTGCAGGACGGGCTGCCGAAGGGCAGCTTCGCGTTCCAGTACACGCTCGCCAGCGGCAAGCGGCCGGACTGCGTCGTGTTCCTGCCCGACAACAGGCCGCTGTGCATCGACGCAAAGTTTCCGTTGGAGGCGGTGACCGCGCTGCACGACGCAGACACCGACGAGGAGAAGCGCGCCGCAGCGCAGCGCCTTCGCACGGACGTCCTGCGCCACGTCAACGACATCGCGGAGAAGTACCTAGTGGTCGGCGAGACCCAGGACACCGCGCTGATGTTCGTGCCGTCCGAGTCGGTCTATGCCGAGATCCACGATGGTTTCGACGACGTGATTCAGAAGGCCTATCGTGCGCGCGTCGTGCTGGTGTCGCCGTCGCTCTTGATGCTCGCGATCCAGGTCATGCAGCAGATCATGAAGGATGCCCGCATCCGCGACGCCGCCGACCAAATCCGCAACGAGGTGATCCATCTCGGCGACGATCTCGGCCGCCTGCGCGAGCGCGTGCTCAAGCTGCAGAAGCACTTTGGCGACGTCGGCGAGGACATCCGCCAGATCCTGATCTCCGCCGACAAGATCGAGAAGCGCGCTGCGCGGATCGAGGAGCTGGATTTCAGCAAGCAGGAAGCGCCAGTGGACTCGCCGCGGATAGCACCGGCTGGGGGGACGACGCCGGATCTGTTTCCGCTGGCGGGCCGCATGCAGGCGGGGGAGTGA
- a CDS encoding DNA polymerase III subunit gamma/tau: MTDAGAPPIPPDSADAPAKPYRVLARKYRPSSFADLIGQEAVVRTVSNAFETGRIPQAWILTGVRGVGKTTTARILARALNYELPDGSVKGPTIHMPVLGTHCQAIMESRHMDILEMDAASHTGVDDVRQINDSVRYAPASARYKVYIIDEVHMLSTAAFNAFLKTLEEPPEHAKFVFATTEIRKVPVTVLSRCQRFDLRRVEADVLMKHLAGIATKEGVTIEPEALGIIARAAEGSVRDSLSLLDQAIAHSAGEVRADDVRQMLGLADRTRVIDLFHHLASGDIAAAFKEFREQYDVGADPVVVLSDLAEFVNFVTRVKVVPATADNVAFSETERLRARDFATKLSMRVLSRMWQMLLKGIAETQGATRPAAAAEMVLVRIAYAADLPTPDEAIRMIDQNGGGSPVVTNGGGARSAPAPSMSAGAPPVMSSAPMQAPRMQGPTLAAVGGGMRPQAMTSQPAPASQDQPALRIGSFQELVALAGRNRDLITKSALEMDVRLVRFEEGRLEIALERTAQRSLVSDLGRKLEDWTGRRWTVIVSNEQGQATLREQNLRAKSEREAAAEADPRVQEILARFPGTKVIEVRRLAPEPPESDASAVEPPDESDDDDF; encoded by the coding sequence ATGACTGACGCTGGCGCCCCACCCATTCCGCCCGACAGCGCCGACGCTCCCGCAAAGCCCTACCGGGTGCTGGCGCGCAAATACCGCCCCTCCAGCTTCGCAGATCTGATCGGCCAGGAGGCCGTCGTGCGCACCGTCTCGAACGCGTTCGAGACCGGCCGGATTCCGCAGGCCTGGATCCTCACCGGCGTCCGCGGCGTCGGCAAGACCACCACCGCCCGCATCCTCGCCCGCGCGCTGAATTATGAGCTGCCCGACGGTTCGGTGAAGGGCCCGACCATCCACATGCCGGTGCTCGGCACCCATTGCCAGGCGATCATGGAAAGCCGGCACATGGACATCCTGGAGATGGATGCGGCGTCCCACACCGGCGTCGACGATGTCCGCCAGATCAATGACAGCGTGCGCTACGCGCCGGCCAGCGCGCGCTACAAGGTCTACATCATCGACGAAGTCCACATGCTGTCGACGGCGGCGTTCAACGCCTTCCTGAAGACCTTGGAGGAGCCGCCCGAGCACGCCAAATTCGTGTTCGCGACCACCGAGATTCGCAAGGTCCCGGTGACCGTGCTGTCGCGCTGCCAGCGCTTCGATCTACGCCGCGTCGAGGCCGACGTGCTGATGAAGCACCTCGCCGGCATAGCGACGAAAGAAGGCGTCACGATCGAGCCCGAGGCGCTCGGCATCATCGCGCGGGCCGCCGAAGGCTCGGTGCGCGATTCGCTTTCGCTGCTCGACCAGGCCATCGCCCACAGCGCCGGCGAGGTGCGCGCCGATGACGTCCGGCAGATGCTGGGCTTGGCCGATCGCACCCGCGTCATCGATTTGTTTCATCACCTCGCCAGCGGCGACATCGCGGCTGCGTTCAAGGAGTTCCGCGAGCAATACGACGTCGGCGCCGACCCCGTCGTCGTGCTGTCGGACCTCGCCGAGTTCGTGAACTTCGTCACCCGCGTGAAGGTGGTCCCGGCCACCGCGGACAACGTCGCCTTCAGCGAGACCGAGCGGCTGCGCGCGCGTGATTTCGCCACCAAGCTGTCGATGCGCGTGCTGTCGCGGATGTGGCAGATGCTGCTCAAGGGCATCGCCGAGACGCAAGGCGCGACGCGGCCCGCAGCAGCAGCCGAGATGGTGCTGGTGCGCATCGCCTATGCAGCGGATCTGCCGACGCCGGACGAAGCCATTCGGATGATCGACCAGAATGGCGGCGGATCACCTGTCGTGACGAACGGTGGCGGAGCGCGCTCTGCGCCGGCACCGAGCATGAGCGCGGGCGCGCCGCCGGTGATGAGCTCGGCGCCGATGCAGGCGCCGCGCATGCAGGGGCCGACGCTTGCGGCCGTGGGCGGCGGCATGCGCCCGCAAGCGATGACATCGCAGCCGGCACCGGCCTCCCAGGATCAGCCGGCGCTGCGCATCGGGAGCTTCCAGGAGCTGGTCGCGCTCGCCGGCAGGAATCGCGACCTGATCACCAAGAGCGCGCTCGAGATGGACGTGCGGCTGGTCCGCTTCGAAGAAGGCCGGCTGGAGATCGCGCTGGAACGGACCGCGCAGCGCTCGCTTGTCTCGGATCTCGGCCGCAAGCTGGAGGACTGGACGGGCCGGCGCTGGACCGTGATCGTCTCCAACGAGCAGGGCCAGGCGACCTTGCGCGAGCAGAACCTGCGCGCCAAGAGCGAGCGCGAGGCGGCTGCGGAGGCTGATCCGCGCGTGCAGGAGATCCTGGCGCGGTTCCCGGGTACCAAGGTGATCGAAGTGCGCCGGCTCGCCCCCGAGCCGCCTGAATCCGACGCCAGTGCTGTCGAGCCGCCGGACGAATCGGACGATGATGATTTCTAG
- the nudC gene encoding NAD(+) diphosphatase, whose protein sequence is MSPFDLFPLGKPAFVGHPIERAAHLRFHDDKLLALEGKPSTRAYVVHRDSLVLKRDGDQLRAVLSIDEALKFGANPGTIFLGLQDDAAVFGMGISPAAVEKLAGREDVSVTELRGLAMQGAIPVDQLATIAMAKSMVSWHQRHGFCANCGTKTAMREGGWKRECPSCKTEHFPRTDPVVISLVASGDKCLLGRQKQFPAGMYSCLAGFVEAAETIEDAVRREVFEESGIRCTDVTYYMTQPWPYPSSLMIGCSARALNEDIVIDRNELEDVRWFSREEARLMLQRQHPDGLAGPHPFAIAHHLVGRWLNDAG, encoded by the coding sequence ATGTCGCCATTCGACTTGTTTCCGCTGGGCAAGCCGGCCTTCGTCGGCCATCCGATCGAGCGCGCCGCCCATCTGCGCTTTCATGACGACAAGCTGCTCGCCTTAGAAGGCAAGCCGTCGACGCGCGCTTATGTCGTGCATCGCGATTCGCTGGTGCTGAAGCGGGACGGCGACCAGCTGCGCGCCGTGCTCTCGATCGACGAGGCGCTCAAGTTCGGCGCCAATCCCGGGACGATCTTCCTTGGTCTGCAGGATGACGCGGCCGTGTTCGGCATGGGCATCTCGCCGGCCGCGGTCGAGAAGCTCGCCGGTCGTGAAGACGTGTCCGTGACCGAGCTGCGCGGCCTGGCCATGCAGGGCGCGATCCCGGTCGACCAGCTCGCGACCATCGCAATGGCCAAGTCGATGGTGTCCTGGCATCAGCGCCACGGCTTCTGCGCCAATTGCGGCACCAAGACCGCGATGCGCGAGGGCGGCTGGAAGCGCGAATGCCCGAGCTGCAAGACCGAGCATTTCCCGCGCACCGACCCTGTCGTGATCTCGCTGGTCGCCTCCGGCGACAAGTGCCTGCTCGGCCGGCAGAAGCAATTCCCGGCGGGCATGTATTCGTGCCTCGCTGGCTTCGTCGAGGCGGCCGAGACGATCGAGGACGCCGTGCGCCGCGAGGTGTTCGAGGAATCCGGCATCCGCTGCACCGATGTCACCTACTACATGACCCAGCCCTGGCCCTATCCGTCGTCGCTGATGATCGGTTGCAGCGCGCGGGCACTGAACGAGGACATCGTCATTGACCGCAACGAGCTCGAGGACGTCCGTTGGTTCAGCCGCGAGGAAGCCCGGCTGATGCTGCAGCGGCAGCATCCGGATGGGCTGGCGGGGCCGCATCCGTTTGCCATTGCCCATCATCTGGTCGGGCGCTGGCTGAACGACGCAGGCTAG